In Micromonospora sp. NBC_01813, the following are encoded in one genomic region:
- a CDS encoding MerR family transcriptional regulator, giving the protein MDELYSIGEVARRTGLSVSAIRFYSDAGIVTPAEHTDAGYRRYDVDAIARLELIRTLRELDAGIDDIRKLLAEEIALGDLATAHLAVVDRQLSRFRARRAVLRTIVRQRGTTEQVSLMHKLVTMSDEEREQLVDDFSTEFTAGLGIDDFVDYLRPWRPRLPADPTSEQLEAWIELADLVQDADFRQAVRRYFSDTFAGPPADQRTQPQPPAEGTDPEADHTADSQTDAEVEQLVELLTEARDAAEAGLPVDSPQARELAGRYLAAVAARADEPDAAAVRRQLAAADPGRQVSRYAELLGRYQSLTATINGVPQPKAVGAPATTWLHAAVTALP; this is encoded by the coding sequence ATGGACGAGCTCTACTCGATCGGCGAGGTCGCCAGGCGTACCGGCCTGAGCGTCAGCGCGATCCGGTTCTACTCCGACGCCGGGATCGTCACCCCCGCCGAGCACACCGACGCCGGCTACCGGCGCTACGACGTCGACGCCATCGCGCGCCTCGAACTCATCCGCACCCTGCGCGAGCTGGACGCCGGCATCGACGACATCCGCAAACTGCTGGCCGAGGAGATCGCGTTGGGCGATCTCGCGACCGCGCACCTGGCGGTCGTCGACCGCCAGCTCAGCCGGTTCCGGGCCCGCCGGGCCGTTCTTCGCACGATCGTCAGACAACGCGGTACGACCGAACAGGTGAGCCTCATGCACAAGCTGGTGACCATGTCCGACGAGGAGCGGGAGCAGCTCGTCGACGATTTCTCGACCGAGTTCACAGCCGGCCTCGGGATCGACGACTTCGTCGACTATCTGCGCCCGTGGCGGCCCCGGTTGCCGGCGGATCCGACCAGCGAGCAGCTCGAAGCGTGGATCGAGCTGGCCGACCTGGTCCAGGATGCCGACTTCCGGCAGGCGGTCCGCCGCTACTTCAGCGACACCTTCGCCGGGCCACCCGCCGACCAGCGGACGCAGCCGCAGCCTCCTGCCGAGGGGACGGACCCGGAGGCGGACCACACAGCGGACTCGCAGACGGATGCGGAGGTGGAGCAGTTGGTGGAGCTGCTCACCGAGGCAAGGGACGCAGCCGAGGCCGGGCTGCCGGTCGACTCACCGCAGGCCCGGGAGCTGGCCGGTCGGTACCTGGCAGCTGTCGCAGCGCGCGCCGACGAACCGGATGCCGCCGCCGTACGGCGTCAGCTAGCCGCCGCCGACCCCGGTCGGCAGGTGAGCCGGTACGCCGAACTGCTCGGCAGGTACCAATCGTTGACGGCGACGATCAACGGCGTACCGCAGCCGAAGGCGGTCGGCGCGCCGGCCACCACCTGGCTGCACGCGGCGGTCACCGCGTTGCCCTGA
- a CDS encoding DUF6879 family protein, producing the protein MHEILGGDAGEVLALDHYWSDFYEHFWRIESIGFWKLERQQFFKEPGNKSWDAFIDSRWEESLRLIDEQRDDFADYYGRIARQGFVNRRVRIVEKPIIPYLQWELHLLRLRHAYGGLTSVVGPEQVAPYEAEGPLPEIYTLGLDVMYEAVYDDTGVLAAARRFTDPELIARCQRLIEGLYHEGEPLDTFFDREVATLEPATGR; encoded by the coding sequence ATGCATGAGATCCTCGGTGGTGACGCCGGTGAAGTGCTGGCACTCGATCACTACTGGTCTGACTTCTACGAGCACTTCTGGCGGATCGAGTCGATCGGCTTCTGGAAGCTTGAGCGGCAGCAGTTCTTCAAGGAGCCCGGCAACAAGAGCTGGGACGCCTTCATCGACAGTCGGTGGGAGGAGTCGCTTCGGCTGATCGACGAGCAGCGCGACGACTTCGCCGACTACTACGGCCGGATCGCGCGTCAGGGCTTCGTCAACCGGCGGGTGCGGATCGTCGAGAAGCCGATCATCCCGTACCTGCAATGGGAGTTGCACCTGCTCCGGCTCCGCCACGCGTACGGCGGCCTGACCAGCGTCGTCGGTCCAGAGCAGGTCGCGCCCTACGAAGCGGAAGGTCCGCTGCCGGAGATCTACACGCTCGGCCTCGACGTGATGTACGAGGCGGTCTACGACGACACCGGTGTGCTCGCTGCGGCCCGTCGCTTCACCGACCCGGAGCTGATCGCCCGATGTCAGCGCCTCATCGAAGGGCTCTACCACGAGGGCGAGCCCTTGGACACGTTCTTCGATCGCGAGGTGGCCACGCTGGAGCCGGCTACAGGAAGATGA
- a CDS encoding DUF397 domain-containing protein — MTPQAGTPNRDWFTSSRSSDNALCVEVRFAGGQVDVRDTKDRTGPTLAFDATTWASFVTGLKVTPAQP; from the coding sequence ATGACCCCTCAGGCCGGCACCCCGAATCGGGACTGGTTCACGTCCTCGCGCAGCTCCGACAACGCCTTGTGCGTCGAGGTCCGCTTCGCTGGCGGCCAGGTGGACGTACGCGACACCAAGGACCGCACTGGCCCAACCCTCGCCTTCGACGCCACCACCTGGGCCAGCTTCGTCACCGGCCTCAAGGTCACCCCCGCCCAGCCCTGA
- a CDS encoding RNA polymerase sigma factor — MADGQRHDEQWFDEAYRAFYPSLVRYGYRRLADVDAAKELAQEAFVVAWRRRDEVPAHPLPWLYGVARKLLANEWRARRRRPEPVGFVELADNAFPDSLEDSVAAVVDLRRALATLSDDDQEILRLVGWERLKIAEVAAVLSCSRLAASARLMRARRRLSAALKQRRDNHAEPEPVRRMTVRKVASDA; from the coding sequence GTGGCGGACGGTCAACGGCACGATGAGCAGTGGTTCGACGAGGCGTACCGGGCGTTCTATCCCAGCCTGGTCAGGTACGGCTACCGCCGGCTGGCGGACGTGGACGCCGCCAAGGAGCTTGCCCAGGAGGCCTTCGTCGTCGCCTGGCGGCGACGAGACGAGGTGCCTGCCCATCCGCTGCCCTGGTTGTACGGGGTGGCGCGGAAGCTCCTCGCCAACGAGTGGCGTGCTCGCCGCCGGAGGCCGGAACCGGTCGGCTTCGTCGAGCTTGCTGACAACGCGTTCCCCGACTCGCTTGAGGATTCGGTGGCAGCCGTCGTCGACCTGCGGCGGGCACTCGCCACGCTGAGCGACGACGATCAGGAGATCCTTCGGCTTGTCGGCTGGGAAAGATTGAAGATCGCTGAGGTCGCTGCCGTGCTGAGCTGCTCCCGGCTTGCTGCTTCGGCCCGTCTCATGCGCGCTCGGCGGCGTCTTTCGGCCGCGCTGAAGCAACGGCGAGACAACCATGCTGAGCCTGAGCCCGTCCGGAGAATGACCGTCAGGAAGGTGGCGTCTGATGCGTGA
- a CDS encoding DUF433 domain-containing protein yields MNDRISIDHRIMGGVPCIAGTRIPVATVIGLLVSRV; encoded by the coding sequence ATGAACGACAGAATCTCAATCGACCATCGGATCATGGGCGGGGTGCCCTGCATCGCGGGAACGCGTATCCCTGTTGCAACGGTGATCGGACTACTAGTGTCCCGTGTCTGA
- a CDS encoding DUF433 domain-containing protein, with amino-acid sequence MPHCPAPKPQNHLRHVTLGQGYSVSEVIEEYPTLTKEDILAGLRFAARAVDERELPLRLSA; translated from the coding sequence ATGCCTCATTGTCCCGCACCTAAACCACAAAACCACTTACGACACGTGACACTAGGTCAGGGTTACAGCGTCAGCGAGGTGATTGAGGAATACCCAACTCTAACTAAGGAGGACATCCTCGCAGGCTTGCGTTTCGCCGCGCGAGCGGTCGACGAGCGGGAGCTTCCGTTGCGGCTGTCCGCATGA
- a CDS encoding NAD-dependent epimerase/dehydratase family protein — protein MKILVVGGTGLIGAHVVQRLRERGHTVTTVARTDRPGVDQALDVEAASVDELRQLLAGHDGVVYGTRADDQRVLRKPIHPVLRREIVDPVVRVFTAARHEGLTRGVILGSYYTYYDRLRPQWRLADRHVYVRCRLEQASEGRAAAGAELPVAVLELPFVFGRAGDRLPNWAGPLDRWARSRAPLVVPVGGTAAASARSVAEAAEAALEQASGTDIPVADENLTWAEMIARIADVVDRPRSVSRLPAGAVRAMLRLGGGLQALAGKESGLNPAYLADVLLAELFIEPVTGRSLEPALRETFAASPTDR, from the coding sequence ATGAAGATCCTGGTGGTGGGCGGCACTGGTCTGATCGGTGCCCATGTCGTGCAGCGGTTGCGCGAGCGGGGACACACCGTGACCACGGTGGCGCGTACCGACCGTCCCGGTGTCGACCAGGCGCTCGATGTCGAGGCTGCCTCGGTCGACGAACTACGACAGCTGCTCGCCGGTCACGACGGTGTCGTGTACGGCACCCGCGCCGATGACCAACGGGTGCTCCGGAAGCCGATCCATCCCGTGCTCCGCCGTGAGATCGTCGATCCGGTGGTACGCGTGTTCACTGCCGCCCGCCACGAGGGTCTGACCCGTGGCGTGATTCTCGGCTCGTACTACACCTACTACGACCGGCTCCGTCCGCAGTGGCGCCTGGCGGACCGGCATGTGTACGTCCGCTGCCGGCTGGAGCAGGCCAGCGAGGGCCGGGCAGCCGCCGGCGCCGAACTGCCGGTCGCGGTGCTGGAGCTGCCATTCGTCTTCGGTCGGGCCGGCGACCGGCTGCCGAACTGGGCCGGCCCGCTGGACCGGTGGGCAAGGTCTCGGGCACCCCTGGTGGTGCCGGTCGGCGGGACCGCCGCGGCCTCGGCACGCAGCGTCGCCGAGGCCGCGGAAGCCGCGCTGGAACAAGCCAGCGGTACGGACATTCCGGTCGCCGACGAGAACCTCACCTGGGCCGAGATGATCGCGCGGATCGCCGATGTGGTCGACCGACCTCGATCGGTCAGCCGGCTGCCGGCCGGCGCGGTGCGAGCCATGCTCCGACTCGGTGGCGGGTTGCAGGCGCTTGCCGGCAAAGAGTCCGGCCTCAATCCGGCCTATCTTGCCGATGTTCTCCTCGCTGAGCTGTTCATCGAGCCGGTGACCGGCCGGTCGCTCGAACCGGCGCTTCGTGAGACCTTCGCCGCGTCGCCGACCGACCGGTAG
- a CDS encoding CU044_5270 family protein, whose amino-acid sequence MRDQRSLIELMQLADPARDLDVATPPASPLACTRTAPVPALDAEVSRRRAGRRTLVGSLTALTLVAVGVLVLLDPLRQPDRAVAATPPLLAFEYEENPLSARPYLLDLAERLTDDGPEPAGPVTYVHTEAWSLDISAAGGETTSVVIPWKQEIWHAPDGSALRKVTRPSAGPGATLAESIRYAPGEWITPTPSPPSADLAQLRAQVYANQPQENGIKSAVRGVADLYQGWVIPTSVRAQLLRFLAEHEDLKYRGHVTDRAGRTGIAITADSAGAQDIIILDEATGQLLAYESVIVSGAQALAELPAVFSYVLLLKADQVAAIPSR is encoded by the coding sequence ATGCGTGATCAGCGGAGTCTCATCGAGTTGATGCAGCTCGCCGACCCGGCCAGAGATCTCGACGTTGCCACTCCACCCGCGAGCCCGCTGGCTTGCACCCGGACCGCGCCGGTTCCGGCGCTGGATGCCGAGGTGTCGAGGCGCCGGGCGGGCCGGCGTACCCTCGTCGGCAGTCTCACGGCCCTGACCTTGGTCGCGGTGGGTGTGTTGGTGCTCCTTGACCCGCTGCGTCAGCCGGATCGAGCCGTCGCCGCTACTCCACCACTGCTCGCGTTCGAGTACGAGGAAAACCCGCTGTCAGCCCGGCCGTACCTGCTCGACCTTGCCGAGCGGTTGACCGACGATGGCCCAGAGCCCGCAGGGCCGGTGACCTACGTCCACACCGAGGCGTGGAGCCTCGACATCTCGGCCGCAGGCGGCGAAACCACCAGCGTGGTGATTCCGTGGAAGCAGGAGATCTGGCACGCACCCGACGGTTCCGCGTTGCGGAAGGTGACGCGGCCATCTGCTGGCCCTGGGGCCACGCTTGCGGAGTCCATCAGGTACGCGCCGGGTGAGTGGATCACTCCCACACCATCGCCGCCGTCCGCCGATCTCGCCCAGCTCAGAGCGCAGGTGTACGCCAACCAGCCGCAGGAGAACGGGATCAAGTCGGCTGTTCGGGGCGTGGCTGACCTCTACCAGGGATGGGTGATCCCGACCTCCGTTCGGGCGCAGCTGCTCCGCTTCCTTGCCGAGCATGAGGACCTGAAGTATCGCGGCCACGTCACAGACCGGGCCGGCCGCACCGGGATCGCGATCACCGCTGACTCGGCTGGAGCGCAGGACATCATCATCCTCGATGAGGCCACGGGTCAGCTGCTGGCGTACGAGAGTGTGATCGTCTCCGGTGCCCAAGCGCTCGCTGAGCTTCCGGCAGTGTTCTCGTACGTCCTGCTCCTGAAGGCGGACCAGGTCGCAGCGATCCCGTCCCGATGA
- a CDS encoding HAD domain-containing protein, whose protein sequence is MTRPLLFLDVDGVLNPFDDTICPCGFTEHDLFPGEELVRINPTHGMWITELSAVFDLIWATSWNDDANRLLAPLLRIPVLPVLTMPPPPFDPSAKVPLIAAHAQRRPTAWIDDAHTIEARDWAEKRNAPTLLITTDPAIGLTRESVDHLLTWRQTHL, encoded by the coding sequence GTGACTCGCCCTCTGCTGTTCCTCGACGTCGATGGAGTCCTGAACCCGTTCGACGACACCATCTGCCCTTGCGGCTTCACCGAACACGACCTGTTCCCCGGTGAAGAACTCGTCCGCATCAACCCGACCCATGGCATGTGGATCACCGAGCTCAGCGCCGTCTTCGACCTCATCTGGGCAACCAGCTGGAACGACGACGCGAACCGCCTGCTGGCGCCCTTGCTTCGCATCCCTGTGCTACCCGTCCTCACCATGCCGCCGCCACCGTTTGACCCCAGCGCAAAGGTCCCCCTCATCGCCGCCCACGCACAACGGCGACCAACAGCGTGGATCGACGATGCCCACACCATCGAAGCCCGAGATTGGGCCGAGAAGCGCAACGCCCCGACTCTCCTGATCACCACCGACCCGGCGATCGGGCTCACCCGCGAGTCAGTTGATCACCTCCTCACCTGGAGGCAAACCCACCTCTGA
- a CDS encoding alpha/beta fold hydrolase: protein MAGDTYCFGEYELDMARYQLRHAGTPVHVEPRALDLLHYLIEHRDQVVTKNELLDKVWGDRFVSEAALTTALRTARLAIDDTGRRQQLIRTVHRRGYQFVGEVTVVPLPRTSGSERRTDAGRRSDAGPPVGADRQIVRFCRADDGTRIAYATVGSGPPLLKAANWMTHLDLEWTTPVWSHWLSGLARDRQLIRYDERGCGMSDWEVPSFSFDDWVDDLETLVEAVGLDRFPLLGVSQGGAVAVAYAVRRPERVSRLILAGAYARGRQIRARDQAERDEAALDLNLARVGWTHQDPSFLGVFAAQFLPEGTPEELEEFISFQRRTTSPANGVRFLEEFAKIDVSDIAHRVQCPTLILHSSDDVRVPISQASELATLIPDSQLVLLDSRNHLLTASEPAWPEFLARIDAFLAE from the coding sequence ATGGCCGGCGACACCTATTGCTTCGGCGAGTACGAACTGGACATGGCCCGCTACCAGCTCCGCCACGCCGGCACGCCGGTCCACGTCGAGCCCCGGGCTCTCGACCTGCTGCACTACCTGATCGAACACCGCGACCAGGTGGTGACGAAGAACGAACTGCTGGACAAGGTGTGGGGCGACCGCTTCGTCAGCGAGGCCGCCCTGACCACCGCGTTGCGGACCGCCCGGCTGGCCATCGACGACACCGGCCGCCGACAGCAGTTGATCCGCACCGTGCATCGGCGGGGCTACCAGTTCGTGGGCGAGGTGACGGTCGTTCCGTTGCCCCGTACGTCCGGATCGGAGCGCCGGACAGACGCCGGACGCCGGTCGGACGCGGGCCCGCCGGTCGGCGCGGACCGACAGATCGTCCGGTTCTGCCGGGCCGACGACGGCACCCGGATCGCCTACGCCACTGTCGGATCCGGCCCGCCGCTACTCAAGGCGGCCAACTGGATGACCCACCTCGATCTGGAATGGACGACCCCGGTCTGGTCGCACTGGCTCAGCGGCCTGGCCCGGGACCGGCAGCTGATCCGCTACGACGAGCGGGGCTGCGGTATGTCGGACTGGGAGGTGCCGAGCTTCTCCTTCGACGACTGGGTGGACGACCTGGAAACCCTGGTCGAGGCGGTGGGGCTGGACCGCTTCCCGCTGCTCGGGGTGTCGCAGGGCGGCGCGGTCGCGGTGGCGTACGCCGTCCGCCGCCCCGAACGTGTCAGTCGGCTGATCCTCGCTGGCGCGTACGCCCGGGGGCGCCAGATCCGGGCGCGTGACCAGGCCGAGCGGGACGAAGCCGCCCTGGACCTGAACCTGGCCCGGGTCGGCTGGACACATCAGGATCCGAGCTTTCTCGGCGTCTTCGCGGCCCAGTTTCTGCCCGAGGGCACTCCGGAGGAGCTGGAGGAGTTCATCAGTTTTCAGCGCCGGACGACGTCGCCGGCCAACGGGGTCCGTTTCCTGGAGGAGTTCGCCAAGATCGATGTGTCGGACATCGCCCACCGGGTGCAGTGTCCGACGCTGATTCTGCACTCCAGTGACGACGTGCGAGTGCCTATCTCGCAGGCCAGCGAGCTCGCGACGCTCATTCCGGACAGCCAACTGGTCCTGCTGGACAGCCGTAACCACTTGCTTACCGCGTCGGAGCCGGCGTGGCCCGAGTTCCTGGCCCGGATCGATGCCTTTCTGGCCGAGTGA
- a CDS encoding DddA-like double-stranded DNA deaminase toxin produces the protein MPAGEPGRDDAVSAAAAGGHLSPDQIEQLRDDLPLPVEPGTGQKTHGRWIDPDTGVVRRAISGKDEDQKRVDRYLRDEGIPRLPQRTGDIEMKVAMQMRDRGIRHLDLILNNVPCRGRLGCDGMLPILLSEGSSITVHAPNFRKTYTGGASPWWH, from the coding sequence GTGCCTGCGGGTGAGCCTGGCCGCGACGATGCCGTCTCGGCTGCAGCGGCCGGTGGACACCTGTCTCCTGACCAGATCGAGCAGCTGAGGGACGATCTTCCGCTCCCGGTCGAGCCAGGGACCGGGCAAAAGACACATGGGCGATGGATCGATCCGGACACGGGCGTTGTCCGCCGGGCCATCAGTGGCAAGGATGAGGACCAGAAGCGAGTGGACAGGTACCTGCGTGACGAGGGAATCCCCCGACTTCCGCAGCGCACCGGGGACATCGAGATGAAGGTCGCCATGCAGATGCGAGACCGCGGCATCCGCCACCTTGACTTGATCCTCAACAACGTGCCTTGCCGAGGCCGACTCGGCTGCGACGGGATGCTCCCAATCCTACTTTCAGAAGGCAGCTCCATCACCGTGCATGCTCCGAACTTTCGCAAGACTTACACAGGGGGTGCCAGCCCATGGTGGCACTAG
- a CDS encoding type II toxin-antitoxin system VapB family antitoxin, which yields MTVTQIDLDDEALAEAMRLAGARSKTETVNLALREYAARHRRIAALDHHAAVAQGWDYEGWQELRAAGKTPTA from the coding sequence ATGACCGTCACGCAGATCGACCTGGACGATGAGGCGTTGGCCGAGGCGATGCGTCTCGCCGGGGCCAGGAGCAAGACGGAAACCGTGAACCTCGCGTTGCGCGAGTACGCCGCCCGGCACCGTCGCATCGCGGCACTCGATCACCACGCCGCAGTCGCCCAGGGCTGGGACTACGAGGGTTGGCAGGAGCTTCGAGCAGCGGGCAAGACACCAACTGCGTGA
- a CDS encoding response regulator transcription factor, whose protein sequence is MTTVLVVDDQSLIRQAVTAILTDDGRISVVGEAVNGTQAVALAASLRPDVVLMDIRMPELDGIGATSAICADPALAETRVLILTTFEEDEYLVAALRAGASGFIGKGSEPEDLVRAVRAVHAGDALLSPTATRSLIERYVLPAPTPATVGGSLVVPESLGQLTDREREVLLLVARGRSNQEIAQELVISPHTAKTHVNRIMTKLYAHDRAQLVVLAYESGLLTPGLT, encoded by the coding sequence GTGACCACCGTGCTCGTGGTGGACGACCAGTCGCTGATCCGCCAGGCCGTGACGGCCATCCTGACCGACGACGGCCGGATCAGCGTCGTCGGCGAGGCGGTCAACGGTACGCAGGCCGTCGCGCTCGCCGCGTCGCTGCGCCCCGACGTCGTACTGATGGACATCCGGATGCCGGAACTCGACGGCATCGGCGCGACCTCGGCTATCTGCGCCGATCCGGCGCTGGCCGAGACCCGGGTGCTGATCCTCACCACCTTCGAGGAGGACGAGTACCTGGTGGCGGCGTTGCGCGCCGGCGCGAGCGGCTTCATCGGCAAAGGGTCCGAGCCGGAGGACCTGGTCCGCGCGGTCCGCGCGGTGCACGCCGGTGACGCGCTGCTGTCACCGACCGCGACCCGCAGCCTCATCGAGAGGTACGTGCTGCCGGCTCCGACGCCGGCCACGGTGGGCGGCTCGCTTGTGGTCCCCGAGAGCCTCGGGCAGCTGACCGACCGGGAACGTGAGGTGCTGCTGCTGGTGGCGCGCGGCCGGTCGAACCAGGAGATCGCCCAGGAGCTCGTCATCTCGCCCCACACGGCGAAGACCCACGTCAACCGCATCATGACCAAGCTGTACGCGCACGACCGCGCCCAACTCGTCGTCCTCGCGTACGAAAGCGGTCTGCTCACCCCCGGCCTGACCTGA
- a CDS encoding DUF397 domain-containing protein, with translation MARKDRDWFKSSRSSDNANCVEVRFAGGQVDVGDSKDRTGPTLAFDSTTWASFVTGLKHTPTQP, from the coding sequence ATGGCCAGGAAAGACCGGGACTGGTTCAAGTCGTCACGCAGCTCGGACAACGCCAACTGCGTCGAGGTCCGCTTCGCTGGCGGCCAGGTGGACGTAGGCGACAGCAAGGACCGCACCGGCCCGACACTCGCCTTCGACTCCACCACCTGGGCCAGCTTCGTCACCGGCCTCAAGCACACCCCCACCCAGCCCTGA
- a CDS encoding DUF433 domain-containing protein, which produces MTSVLEREMFSEAEAARLLRVRQSTLHYWLEGSQRSSKSYKPILRDKPRGTRNVEYRQTHNVPMKELRRFIELLREEFDVPYPLADRRPFVSGRNLVYDAQTTAGLGVDYWMVAVAGDQLLLTTPADPFIRRVGWSGDVAVSYSPDANLESPVRIQPDVRFGKPSIKGVSTEVIAEQHDAGEDADAIAEMYALDASDVSWALAYEFSVRATAKAA; this is translated from the coding sequence ATGACCAGTGTGCTGGAGCGCGAGATGTTTTCGGAGGCAGAGGCAGCCCGGCTGCTGCGCGTCCGGCAGTCGACCCTGCACTACTGGCTGGAAGGATCGCAGCGAAGTAGCAAGTCCTACAAACCGATCCTTCGCGACAAACCGCGCGGCACTCGAAACGTGGAGTACCGGCAGACACACAACGTGCCGATGAAGGAGCTTCGGCGGTTCATCGAACTGCTGCGTGAGGAGTTCGACGTGCCGTACCCGCTTGCTGACCGACGTCCGTTCGTGTCCGGCCGGAACCTGGTCTACGACGCCCAGACCACTGCTGGCCTCGGGGTCGACTACTGGATGGTGGCGGTGGCGGGCGACCAGCTCCTACTCACGACTCCGGCGGATCCCTTCATCCGGCGGGTCGGCTGGTCAGGCGACGTAGCCGTCAGCTACAGCCCTGACGCGAACCTGGAATCACCGGTACGCATCCAGCCGGATGTCCGCTTCGGCAAGCCGTCGATCAAGGGCGTGAGTACCGAGGTCATCGCCGAGCAGCATGACGCGGGCGAGGACGCGGACGCGATCGCCGAGATGTACGCCCTGGACGCCAGCGACGTGTCATGGGCGCTGGCGTATGAGTTCTCCGTCCGGGCTACCGCCAAAGCTGCATGA
- a CDS encoding Imm1 family immunity protein produces the protein MVALEVWFDQVPENDFGPGDPAIIVGDLTDLDKLIEHVLTATADRQIPSVVQANILGMPGLPVIEAGMSRDRGFISYTDRSGGFYSAGDTSRSGDSIYDYMGNEHIVPASAEIPLSEVRQWLADFVTTGGPSVAVPLVPEVS, from the coding sequence ATGGTGGCACTAGAAGTTTGGTTCGACCAAGTCCCGGAGAACGACTTCGGCCCCGGCGATCCGGCGATCATCGTGGGCGACCTGACCGACCTTGACAAGCTGATCGAACATGTACTGACCGCCACGGCAGATCGCCAGATCCCCTCAGTTGTTCAGGCAAACATTCTAGGCATGCCCGGCCTTCCCGTAATCGAAGCTGGGATGAGCCGCGACCGAGGCTTCATCTCATACACCGACCGCAGCGGCGGCTTCTATTCGGCAGGAGACACCAGCCGCAGCGGCGATTCCATATACGACTACATGGGCAACGAGCATATCGTCCCTGCCTCCGCCGAAATTCCGCTGAGTGAGGTCCGCCAGTGGCTAGCCGATTTCGTTACCACTGGCGGACCATCGGTCGCCGTCCCGCTGGTGCCCGAAGTGAGCTAG
- a CDS encoding helix-turn-helix domain-containing protein: MPPKGTARERKADPLTEGSPVVHAWELGLRLRQRREEIGMTAAAAGRAAGIIQAYVSGVEAGRVKLPAKRLAQLVDIYELEPDDAAELEALRMGAARRGWWQDYAKLFPNEFLRFLGYEAGASQIRSLHSEAIHGLLQTEEYARAVIRGGNTLVRLTEVERRVAVRMARQVRLDGSDPIRLNTVISEGALRQQVGGPAVMRAQLTHLATLMTERPEQIEIQVMPFSAGAHPAFGGPYQILSFASPRLSDLVWQEILTFIDIVDQSVQVNDYVVTFAETRERALSSQDSLALIREIAREMQ, from the coding sequence GTGCCACCGAAGGGAACCGCCAGGGAGCGCAAGGCCGATCCGTTGACCGAGGGCTCACCGGTCGTGCACGCCTGGGAGCTGGGTCTGCGGTTACGGCAGCGCCGTGAGGAGATCGGCATGACCGCCGCTGCGGCCGGCAGGGCCGCCGGCATCATTCAGGCGTACGTCTCCGGAGTCGAAGCCGGCCGGGTCAAGTTGCCGGCGAAGCGGCTGGCGCAGCTCGTCGACATCTACGAGCTGGAGCCGGACGACGCCGCCGAGTTGGAGGCACTACGGATGGGCGCCGCGCGTCGCGGCTGGTGGCAGGACTACGCCAAGCTCTTCCCGAACGAATTCCTGCGCTTCCTCGGCTACGAGGCCGGCGCGTCGCAGATCCGAAGCCTGCACTCCGAGGCCATCCACGGCCTGCTGCAGACCGAGGAGTACGCCCGTGCCGTAATCCGTGGCGGCAACACTCTCGTTCGACTAACCGAAGTGGAGCGGCGGGTCGCCGTCCGGATGGCTCGCCAGGTGCGGCTCGACGGCAGCGACCCGATCCGGCTCAACACGGTGATCAGCGAAGGCGCGCTGCGCCAGCAGGTCGGCGGCCCGGCGGTGATGCGAGCCCAACTCACCCACCTGGCCACCCTGATGACCGAACGGCCGGAGCAGATCGAGATCCAGGTGATGCCGTTCAGCGCCGGAGCACATCCGGCGTTCGGTGGTCCGTACCAGATCCTCTCCTTCGCCTCGCCCCGGCTGTCTGACCTGGTCTGGCAGGAGATCCTGACCTTCATCGACATCGTCGACCAGTCGGTGCAGGTGAACGACTACGTGGTGACCTTCGCGGAGACCCGTGAGCGCGCGTTAAGCTCGCAGGACTCACTTGCTCTGATCCGCGAGATCGCCAGGGAGATGCAATGA